A genome region from Populus alba chromosome 3, ASM523922v2, whole genome shotgun sequence includes the following:
- the LOC118054630 gene encoding E3 ubiquitin-protein ligase PRT1: MENKDNNKIPSTEESKMQCQCDDNKKTPSPKHLQQIEEDNVREEEDFLDEFQCSVCLDLLYKPVVLACGHLSCFWCVFYSMNGLRESHCPICRHPFNHFPSVCQLLHFLLMKMHPIAYKRREREVGEEEKKAGRFSPQFVHHPFGSHSGEELDFPSYSLHFPIHPQNKLCYFPKAIAHREENMKIVPSTLSSRSDGTTNAAIENCNLIRTEFGHGIKTQASVADLLCAECKKLLFQPVVLNCGHVYCESCITSPMQGIPRCQICQSLHPNGIPSVCLVLEQFLEEQFSEIYAERREAFSKQTDCSSSAQTQQLATQSSSVPAKVYSSWIFGNGPKVHIRVGCDSCGMIPIIGERYKCKDCSEEISFDMCESCYNNPSEVSGRFNQQHKPEHSFEIVQPRGIGEFIYMLNLDQSDDTDGSDDDGHDFLAQVLSDDALQDVEDGSNDLLEVSDLVLSVDAAPDQEDDPSVS; this comes from the exons atggaaaataaagatAACAACAAAATCCCATCAACAGAAGAATCGAAAATGCAATGCCAATGCGATGATAACAAGAAAACCCCATCACCGAAACATCTTCAGCAAATTGAAGAAGATAATGTCCGAGAAGAAGAGGATTTCCTTGATGAGTTCCAGTGCTCTGTTTGCCT GGACCTACTTTACAAGCCAGTTGTATTAG caTGTGGCCACCTTTCATGCTTCTGGTGTGTCTTTTATAGCATGAATGGGCTGCGTGAGTCACACTGTCCAATTTGTCGGCACCCGTTTAATCATTTCCCAAGTGTGTGTCAATTGCTGCATTTCCTGCTTATGAAGATGCACCCTATAGCCTATAAGAGAAGGGAAAGAGAAGTGGGAG aagaagaaaagaaagctgGCCGCTTTTCACCGCAGTTTGTTCATCATCCATTTGGATCACATTCTGGTGAAGAGCTGGATTTCCCAAGCTATTCTCTGCATTTCCCCATTCATCCTCAAAATAAGTTGTGTTATTTTCCAAAAGCAATTGCTCATAGAGAGGAAAATATGAAAATTGTGCCTTCAACACTATCAAGTAGATCTGACGGAACTacaaatgcagccattgaaaatTGCAACTTGATTAGGACAGAGTTTGGACATGGAATTAAGACTCAGGCCTCTGTTGCTGACTTGCTGTGTGCTGAATGCAAGAAATTGCTGTTTCAACCAGTGGTTCTTAATTGTGGCCATG TGTATTGTGAATCTTGTATCACCAGTCCCATGCAAGGGATTCCTAGGTGTCAAATTTGTCAAAGTTTGCATCCAAATGGGATCCCGAGTGTTTGTTTAGTCCTAGAGCAGTTTTTGGAGGAGCAGTTTTCTGAAATATATGCAGAGAGACGAGAAGCTTTTTCCAAACAAACTGATT GTTCAAGTTCAGCACAAACTCAACAATTAGCTACACAGTCATCATCAGTACCTGCTAAGGTCTATTCATCATGGATATTTGGCAATGGACCCAAGGTTCACATTAGAGTTGGTTGTGATTCTTGTGGG ATGATACCAATAATTGGGGAGAGGTACAAATGCAAAGACTGTTCAGAGGAAATAAGTTTTGACATGTGTGAATCATGCTACAACAATCCCTCTGAAGTGTCTGGCCGATTTAATCAGCAGCATAAACCAGAGCACAGTTTTGAGATTGTGCAGCCACGGGGCATTGGTGAATTTATATACATGCTGAATCTTGATCAGTCTGATGACACAGATGGCTCAGATGATGATGGGCATGATTTTCTTGCTCAAGTCTTGTCAGATGATGCTCTACAGGATGTAGAGGATGGTTCTAATGATTTGTTAGAAGTTTCTGATTTGGTTTTGTCAGTCGATGCTGCACCAGATCAAGAAGATGATCCTAGTGTCTCCTAG
- the LOC118054632 gene encoding uncharacterized protein — translation MALSLSRPRHRSLSNPYLIHLFSSSSTTPSDDPSVSEPQQQQQQQQQQQQQQKSSLSSYFNDVKASLKQQNPENRPNSPPSSKPTYSTNQSFSKPTSNIASFDEIRKNLSEFRLRSSDPPPREPNSAPSQEPSSKQQISFQELYKRNVLARSTGGSGTTQSGGSNANQPISGRLTFDAIRESLRQMKGGGDNNNTAVGRGRVGELSFSSFKLKPGNENEPMNKSTIIGGTEGLPSAVFGREMEGEGSAKGEMSTEFVKMYSHGELGDKLRILRPKVKRGEKGWFTLKELNERLRKLREMEEKETESRIGGVSFRDLRESLVKLKTSNDEKAIKNSVQRLNLMGQLRASNVTLQPPKKHLVEKYFHPDNMSSSEKMKIELARVRDEFKMSESDCGSTRVQVALLTTKIKHLSSVLNKKDKHSRKGLIGMVQKRKKLLKYLRRTDWDSYCLVLSKLGLRDNPDHKTLTRQ, via the exons ATGGCTCTCTCTCTTTCAAGACCCAGACACAGATCCCTCTCTAACCCTTATCTAATCCAcctcttctcttcctcttccacAACTCCATCAGATGACCCCTCTGTTTCCGAACcccagcagcagcaacagcaacagcaacagcaacagcaacaacaaaagTCCTCTCTCTCTAGCTATTTCAATGATGTCAAAGCCAGTCTTAAGCAACAAAACCCTGAAAACAGGCCAAATTCTCCACCTTCAAGTAAACCCACTTACTCAACAAACCAATCATTCTCAAAACCCACAAGCAATATTGCTTCTTTTGATGAAATCAGAAAGAATCTCTCTGAATTCAGGCTTCGATCCTCTGATCCACCACCCAGAGAACCTAACTCTGCTCCCTCACAGGAGCCATCTTCTAAGCAACAGATCTCATTTCAAGAACTTTATAAAAGAAATGTTCTTGCAAGATCGACGGGTGGTAGTGGAACCACTCAATCAGGTGGTAGCAATGCTAACCAACCCATTTCAGGGAGGCTAACATTTGACGCAATTAGAGAGAGTTTGAGGCAGATGAAGGGTGGTGGTGATAATAACAATACCGCGGTTGGGAGAGGCCGTGTTGGGGAATTGTCATTTTCGAGTTTTAAGCTAAAGCCAGGAAACGAAAATGAACCAATGAATAAGTCGACTATAATTGGTGGGACTGAGGGGTTGCCGAGTGCGGTATTTGGGAGGGAAATGGAGGGGGAAGGGAGTGCAAAAGGTGAAATGAGTACGGAGTTTGTGAAAATGTATAGTCATGGAGAGTTGGGAGATAAGTTGAGGATTTTGCGGCCAAAGGTGAAAAGGGGTGAAAAGGGGTGGTTTACGTTGAAGGAATTGAACGAGAGGTTGAGGAAGTTGAGGGAAATGGAGGAAAAGGAGACAGAGTCGAGGATTGGTGGGGTTTCCTTTAGGGATTTGAGGGAGAGTTTAGTGAAGTTGAAAACGTCCAATGATGAGAAGGCTATAAAGAATTCGg TTCAGAGACTGAATCTCATGGGCCAGTTACGTGCTTCAAATGTAACGCTGCAGCCTCCAAAGAAGCACTTAGTTGAGAAG TATTTCCATCCAGATAACATGTCTTCTTctgagaaaatgaaaattgagcTTGCAAGAGTTAGAGATGAATTTAAAATGTCAGAGTCAGACTGTGGATCTACACGTGTTCAAG TGGCACTACTGACAACTAAGATCAAGCATCTCTCTTCGGTTCTGAACAAGAAG GATAAGCATTCTCGGAAGGGTCTTATAGGGATGGTTCAAAAGAGGAAGAAGTTGTTGAAGTATCTCCGGAGGACTGACTGGGATTCTTACTGCCTTGTTCTTTCAAAACTTGGTCTCCGAGACAATCCAGATCACAAGACCTTGACTAGACAATAA
- the LOC118054631 gene encoding pleiotropic drug resistance protein 1-like, translated as MESAVISRGSSRGSSVWRNSTVEVFSRSSREEDDEEALKWAALEKLPTYDRLRKGILTSASRGIISEVDIENLGVQERKQLLERLVKVADEDNEKFLWKLKNRVERVGIEFPTIEVRYENLNIEAEAYVGSSALPSFAKFIFNIIEGFFIALHVLPSRKKPLTILKNVTGIIKPSRLTLLLGPPNSGKTTLLLAMAGKLDPSLKFSGHVTYNGHEMNEFVPQRTAAYVSQHDLHIGEMTVRETLEFSARCQGVGHLHEMLAELSRREKEANIKPDPDVDVFMKGVATQGREANVITDYVLKILGLEVCADTLVGDEMIRGISGGQRKRVTTGEMLVGPSRALLMDEISTGLDSSTTYQIVNSLKQTIHVLNCTAVISLLQPAPETYDLFDDIILLSDGQIVYQGPREKVLGFFEHMGFKCPERKGVADFLQEVTSKKDQEQYWAIKDQPYRFVTVNEFSEAFQSFNVGRKIADELSIPFDKTKNHPAALVSKKYGAGKMDLLKANFSREYLLMKRNSFVYIFKLCQLTIVALISMSLFFRTKMHHDTVADGGIYTGALFFTVIMIMFNGMSELSMTIAKLPVFYKQRELLFFPPWAYSIPPWILKIPITFVEVAAWVFLTYYVIGFDPNVERLLRQYFLLLLINQMASALFRFIAAAGRNMIVANTFGSFALLTLFALGGFILSREQIKKWWIWGYWLSPLMYGQNAIVVNEFLGHSWSHIPGTSTEPLGIQVLKSREFFTEANWYWIGVGATVGFMLLFNVCFVLALTFLNAFEKPQAFIFEESEREGSVGKTGGAVQLSNHGSSHKNKTDNGDEINRNDFASIGEASYNRKRGMVLPFEPHSITFDDVIYSVDMPQEMKIQGVVEDRLVLLKGVSGAFRPGVLTALMGVSGAGKTTLMDVLAGRKTGGYIEGDIKISGYPKKQETFARIAGYCEQNDIHSPHVTVYESLLYSAWLRLPPEVDSETRKMFIEEVMELVELDSLRNALVGLPGVNGLSTEQRKRLTIAVELVANPSIIFMDEPTSGLDARAAAIVMRTVRNTVDTGRTVVCTIHQPSIDIFEAFDELFLMKRGGEEIYVGPLGHHSTHLIKYFEAIEGVSKIKDGYNPATWMLEVTASSQEMALEVDFANIYKNSDLFRRNKALIADLSTPAPGSKDIHFPTRYSTSFFTQCMACLWKQRWSYWRNPPYTAVRFLFTTFIALMFGTMFWDLGSKVKTTQDLSNAMGSMYAAVLFLGFQNGTAVQPVVAVERTVFYRERAAGMYSALPYAFAQALIELPYVFVQAAVYGVIVYAMIGFEWTAAKFFWYLFFMYFTLLYFTLYGMMAVAVTPNHHIAAIVSTAFYAIWNLFSGFIIPRTRIPIWWRWYYWGCPVSWSLYGLVVSQYGDIQEPITATQTVEGYVKDYFGFDHDFLGVVAAVVLGWTVLFAFIFAFSIKAFNFQRR; from the exons ATGGAGAGTGCTGTTATTTCTAGAGGTAGTTCTAGAGGTTCGTCAGTATGGAGAAACAGCACTGTGGAAGTGTTTTCAAGATCttcaagagaagaagatgatgaagaggcTCTAAAATGGGCTGCGCTTGAGAAACTACCTACCTATGATCGTTTAAGGAAAGGTATATTAACGAGTGCGTCAAGAGGTATAATTAGTGAGGTAGATATTGAAAACCTTGGAGTCCAAGAGAGAAAACAGTTGCTTGAGAGGTTGGTCAAAGTTGCAGACGAGGATAATGAGAAGTTCTTGTGGAAACTCAAGAACCGTGTTGAAAG GGTTGGAATTGAGTTTCCAACAATTGAAGTTCGGTACGAGAATCTAAATATTGAAGCAGAAGCTTACGTAGGAAGTAGTGCTTTGCCTTCATTCGCCaagttcatttttaatataatagag GGGTTTTTTATTGCTCTTCATGTCCTTCCAAGTAGAAAGAAGCCGCTCACCATCCTTAAGAATGTTACTGGAATCATCAAGCCATCAAG ATTGACTTTGCTTTTGGGTCCTCCGAATTCTGGGAAGACCACACTGTTGTTGGCAATGGCTGGAAAGCTTGATCCTAGTCTGAAG TTTTCTGGTCATGTGACTTACAATGGTCATGAGATGAACGAATTTGTACCACAAAGAACAGCTGCCTATGTCAGTCAACACGATCTCCATATAGGAGAAATGACCGTGAGGGAGACTTTGGAATTCTCTGCCAGATGCCAAGGGGTTGGCCACCTACATG AGATGCTGGCAGAGTTGtcgagaagagagaaagaagccaACATCAAGCCTGATCCAGATGTTGATGTCTTCATGAAG GGAGTAGCAACACAAGGTCGAGAGGCCAATGTCATCACCGATTACGTCTTGAAg ATATTAGGATTGGAAGTCTGCGCAGATACTTTGGTAGGGGATGAAATGATAAGGGGTATATCTGGAGGACAAAGGAAGCGTGTTACAACCG GGGAAATGCTGGTTGGACCATCAAGGGCATTGCTTATGGATGAGATTTCTACAGGCCTGGATAGCTCAACAACTTACCAAATTGTGAACTCATTAAAGCAAACTATTCACGTTCTCAATTGCACTGCTGTCATCTCACTTCTCCAGCCAGCACCGGAGACTTATGACCTCTTTGATGACATCATTCTCCTGTCAGATGGCCAAATTGTGTACCAGGGTCCTCGTGAAAAGGTGCTTGGATTTTTTGAACATATGGGCTTCAAGTGTCCCGAAAGAAAAGGCGTGGCAGACTTTCTTCAAGAA GTGACATCAAAAAAAGATCAAGAGCAGTATTGGGCAATTAAAGATCAGCCTTACAGGTTTGTCACGGTCAACGAATTTTCTGAGGCATTTCAGTCATTCAACGTGGGACGAAAGATCGCAGATGAGCTTTCAATACCTTTTGACAAGACTAAGAACCATCCAGCTGCATTGGTAAGCAAAAAATATGGAGCTGGAAAGATGGATCTGCTTAAAGCTAACTTCTCAAGAGAATACTTGCTCATGAAGAGGAACTCATTTGTCTATATCTTCAAGTTATGCCAG CTGACAATAGTGGCATTGATTTCCATGTCACTCTTTTTTCGGACCAAGATGCATCATGATACCGTTGCCGATGGAGGAATTTATACCGGTGCTTTGTTCTTCACTGTGATCATGATCATGTTTAATGGAATGTCAGAGCTATCTATGACCATCGCAAAGCTTCCTGTGTTTTACAAGCAAAGGGAACTCCTATTCTTTCCTCCATGGGCATATTCAATTCCTCCATGGATCCTGAAAATTCCCATCACGTTTGTTGAAGTTGCTGCGTGGGTGTTCCTAACCTATTATGTAATTGGATTTGATCCAAATGTTGAAAG GCTTTTAAGGCAGTACTTTCTGCTTTTGCTAATTAACCAGATGGCATCTGCATTATTTCGATTTATTGCTGCAGCTGGAAGGAACATGATTGTTGCTAACACTTTTGGGTCTTTTGCGCTGCTTACACTTTTTGCATTGGGTGGCTTCATCTTGTCTCGAG AGCAAATAAAAAAGTGGTGGATATGGGGTTACTGGCTTTCACCATTGATGTATGGGCAAAACGCAATAGTAGTGAATGAGTTCCTTGGACATAGCTGGAGTCAT ATTCCTGGAACCTCCACAGAACCACTAGGAATCCAAGTTTTGAAGAGTCGCGAATTTTTCACTGAAGCAAATTGGTATTGGATAGGAGTAGGGGCAACAGTAGGATTCATGCTACTGTTCAATGTCTGCTTCGTTTTGGCCCTCACTTTCCTCAATG CTTTTGAGAAGCCTCAAGCTTTTATATTTGAAGAATCCGAAAGGGAAGGTTCTGTTGGCAAAACAGGAGGAGCTGTTCAGTTATCAAACCATGGAAGTagccacaaaaacaaaacag ATAATGGAGATGAAATTAATAGAAATGATTTTGCGTCCATTGGTGAGGCCAGCTATAACAGGAAGAGAGGAATGGTTCTTCCATTTGAACCACATTCCATCACATTTGATGATGTTATTTACTCCGTTGACATGCCACAG GAAATGAAAATTCAAGGAGTAGTTGAGGATAGATTGGTGCTTTTGAAGGGTGTGAGTGGTGCTTTCAGGCCTGGAGTCCTTACAGCTTTGATGGGTGTTAGTGGTGCGGGAAAAACGACTTTGATGGATGTGCTGGCAGGTAGGAAAACTGGTGGATATATTGAGGGAGACATCAAAATTTCTGGGTACCCAAAGAAGCAAGAAACTTTTGCTAGAATTGCAGGATACTGTGAACAAAATGACATTCACTCTCCACATGTTACTGTCTACGAATCCTTACTCTACTCAGCCTGGCTTCGTCTACCCCCTGAAGTTGATTCCGAAACCAGAAAG ATGTTCATTGAGGAAGTCATGGAGCTTGTGGAGTTGGATTCGTTGCGCAATGCATTAGTTGGGTTGCCTGGTGTGAATGGTTTGTCCACTGAGCAGCGCAAGCGGCTAACCATTGCAGTAGAGCTAGTTGCAAACCCCTCCATCATATTCATGGATGAGCCAACTTCAGGGTTAGATGCTAGAGCTGCTGCAATTGTGATGAGAACAGTAAGAAACACTGTGGACACAGGAAGAACAGTTGTATGCACCATCCACCAGCCCAGTATTGATATATTTGAAGCTTTTGATGAG CTATTCCTGATGAAGCGAGGAGGAGAAGAGATATATGTGGGGCCATTGGGCCACCATTCTACCCATCTAATTAAATACTTTGAG GCAATTGAAGGAGTGAGTAAAATTAAAGATGGTTATAATCCAGCAACATGGATGTTGGAAGTCACCGCTTCATCACAAGAGATGGCTTTGGAGGTTGATTTTGCTAATATTTACAAGAATTCAGATCTGTTCAG GAGAAACAAAGCTCTCATTGCGGACTTGAGCACGCCTGCTCCCGGCTCTAAGGACATTCATTTCCCTACACGGTATTCAACATCATTCTTCACACAATGTATGGCTTGCTTGTGGAAGCAACGGTGGTCATACTGGAGGAACCCACCATACACTGCCGTGAGATTTCTTTTCACAACCTTTATAGCCTTGATGTTTGGAACAATGTTCTGGGACCTTGGTTCCAAAGT GAAAACCACCCAAGATCTTTCCAACGCAATGGGTTCGATGTATGCAGCAGTTCTCTTCCTTGGTTTTCAAAACGGAACAGCTGTGCAGCCAGTGGTGGCTGTTGAAAGAACTGTCTTCTACAGAGAAAGGGCTGCTGGAATGTATTCAGCTTTGCCCTATGCCTTTGCACAG GCCCTGATTGAGCTTCCATATGTCTTTGTTCAAGCTGCAGTCTACGGCGTTATAGTTTATGCAATGATTGGATTTGAATGGACTGCTGCCAAGTTCTTTTGGTATCTATTCTTTATGTACTTCACACTATTATACTTCACCTTGTATGGAATGATGGCTGTAGCTGTGACTCCAAACCACCACATAGCTGCCATAGTTTCCACAGCATTTTATGCAATCTGGAACCTCTTCTCAGGGTTTATAATCCCCCGAACT CGGATACCTATATGGTGGAGATGGTACTACTGGGGATGCCCCGTGTCATGGTCCTTGTATGGATTGGTTGTGTCACAGTATGGAGATATACAGGAACCCATTACCGCAACTCAAACAGTGGAAGGATATGTCAAGGATTACTTCGGTTTTGACCACGATTTTCTTGGAGTAGTTGCAGCCGTGGTTCTTGGGTGGACTGTCCTCTTTGCCTTCATTTTCGCCTTCTCTATAAAGGCCTTCAACTTCCAGAGGCGATAG